The following coding sequences are from one Tolumonas lignilytica window:
- a CDS encoding tetratricopeptide repeat protein, whose product MLTTPTGLTTPEQYLLQGQWLHEQGQLADAQACYISILQQNPQHATALHLFGISLYQQQRYAEAAYLLQQAQQLSPDDSDLLSDQGLVLMANGDYTSALACFDKAIALVPTMCAAWNNRGVVLQHLQRQTEANDCWLQVLLFKPDHKDALLNLGLSYRQHDQAAAALELFGLLLQHYPTDVIGWREMAKTLVQTGLYHQALHYIEQALLYAPDSNDCLTEQGLILRHLQRYDEALSCFERVAERQPQSADAANNCGVILDDLKRYDAAQIWYQQGLQQEPEHLDARFNLAVSLEKQGKYEQSLHHYQQLTEQHPDHVTAWHGMGGIFLQQRKLGQALRCYRKGLMLSPDNADLWHDCAIVLRDMQRHWLAFSCLWRALQIRPHFASALNTHGMMLYELHQFEDAEDDFQQALALAPDMVEINWNRAHCQLIQGNLLLGWQLYESRFQWPVLQSLQRQWQTPQWQGEPFLAGQTILLYAEQGYGDTIQFCRYVSLVIQRGARVILEVQPALCRLLAQLPGVEQLIARGEPLPAHDWQCSLMSLPRAFATTLNTIPNEQSYLKIATTKRNKAPLAHVTALPQIGFVYAGNPHHHNDRARSIPLPLFQTLLTFPFAEFVCLQHPVTPAMKHSLSELQVRYPDRAIQDFMDTAAIIAELDLVITVDSAVAHLAGALGKEVWILLAYNNDWRWLTERADTPWYRSARLFRQPMLGDWQSVISEVQQELTHRFSEILM is encoded by the coding sequence ATGCTCACAACACCGACTGGTTTAACCACACCAGAGCAATATCTGTTACAAGGACAATGGCTGCATGAGCAGGGTCAGCTCGCAGATGCGCAAGCCTGTTACATCAGCATACTGCAACAAAATCCTCAGCACGCAACTGCACTGCATTTATTTGGTATTTCCCTTTATCAGCAGCAGCGCTATGCCGAAGCCGCTTATCTGTTGCAACAAGCACAACAGTTATCACCCGATGACAGCGATCTGTTATCCGATCAAGGCTTGGTGTTAATGGCCAACGGAGATTACACCTCCGCTTTGGCCTGCTTTGATAAAGCCATCGCGCTGGTGCCAACGATGTGCGCCGCCTGGAATAATCGCGGCGTTGTATTGCAACATTTGCAACGACAAACCGAAGCGAATGACTGTTGGTTGCAGGTTTTACTATTCAAGCCTGATCACAAAGATGCACTGCTCAATCTCGGGCTCTCTTATCGTCAACACGATCAGGCAGCAGCAGCGCTGGAACTGTTTGGTCTGTTGCTGCAACACTACCCGACCGATGTCATCGGCTGGCGGGAAATGGCCAAAACATTGGTGCAGACCGGGTTGTATCATCAGGCGTTACATTATATTGAACAGGCACTTTTATATGCGCCGGATAGCAATGACTGTCTCACCGAACAAGGGTTGATCCTGCGCCATTTACAACGTTATGACGAGGCCTTGTCTTGTTTTGAGCGGGTCGCCGAACGCCAGCCGCAATCGGCCGATGCAGCCAATAATTGTGGCGTGATCCTCGATGACTTAAAGCGATATGACGCTGCCCAGATATGGTATCAGCAAGGGTTACAACAAGAGCCGGAACATCTGGATGCCCGCTTTAATCTTGCGGTGAGCCTGGAAAAACAGGGCAAATATGAACAATCGCTCCATCATTATCAGCAACTGACCGAACAGCACCCTGACCATGTGACCGCCTGGCACGGCATGGGAGGCATCTTCCTGCAACAACGCAAGCTCGGTCAGGCGTTGCGATGCTATCGCAAAGGGCTGATGTTATCACCGGATAATGCCGATCTCTGGCACGATTGCGCCATTGTATTGCGCGACATGCAACGGCACTGGCTCGCGTTCAGTTGCCTGTGGCGAGCCTTGCAGATCCGACCCCATTTTGCCAGCGCACTGAATACCCATGGCATGATGCTCTATGAGCTGCACCAGTTTGAAGATGCGGAAGACGATTTCCAGCAGGCACTGGCACTGGCCCCAGATATGGTGGAAATCAACTGGAACAGAGCCCATTGCCAACTGATCCAGGGCAATCTGCTGCTCGGCTGGCAATTATATGAATCGCGTTTCCAATGGCCAGTTCTGCAATCACTGCAACGCCAATGGCAGACACCACAGTGGCAAGGCGAACCCTTTCTCGCCGGGCAGACCATTTTACTCTATGCCGAACAGGGTTATGGCGACACGATCCAATTCTGTCGCTATGTGTCACTGGTGATCCAACGTGGTGCCCGCGTGATACTGGAGGTTCAACCCGCGTTATGTCGTCTGTTAGCCCAGTTACCAGGAGTAGAACAGCTCATCGCCCGGGGTGAGCCATTACCGGCACATGACTGGCAATGTTCGCTGATGAGTTTGCCGCGTGCATTTGCTACGACGCTCAACACCATCCCGAATGAACAAAGCTACCTCAAAATCGCGACAACAAAACGCAATAAGGCCCCCCTTGCGCATGTCACAGCTTTGCCGCAAATCGGCTTTGTCTATGCCGGCAACCCGCATCATCATAATGATCGCGCTCGCTCTATTCCGTTGCCCCTTTTCCAGACCTTGCTGACCTTTCCCTTCGCAGAATTTGTATGTCTGCAACATCCGGTCACACCGGCCATGAAGCATTCATTGTCGGAATTACAGGTTCGATATCCTGACCGTGCCATTCAGGATTTTATGGACACGGCCGCGATTATTGCGGAACTGGATCTGGTCATCACCGTGGATTCAGCCGTCGCACATCTGGCCGGCGCGCTGGGGAAAGAAGTCTGGATTTTGCTGGCTTATAACAATGACTGGCGCTGGCTGACAGAACGCGCCGACACGCCCTGGTATCGTTCAGCCCGCTTATTTCGCCAACCGATGCTCGGCGACTGGCAAAGCGTGATCTCTGAGGTGCAGCAGGAACTGAC
- a CDS encoding BolA family protein: MSIQQFIEQTLQQGLKPDWLSVTNESYLHRSSSPDAESHFKVVVVSTVFDGERLIARHRRVNALLAQALQNGVHALALHTYTPTEWLARGEQLPESTQCAGH; this comes from the coding sequence ATGTCAATTCAACAATTTATTGAACAAACCTTACAACAGGGGTTGAAACCCGACTGGTTGTCTGTAACAAACGAAAGCTATTTGCATCGTTCCAGCAGCCCAGATGCGGAAAGTCACTTCAAAGTGGTGGTTGTCAGCACGGTTTTTGATGGTGAACGTCTGATTGCGCGTCATCGCCGAGTCAATGCGTTGTTGGCGCAAGCCTTGCAAAATGGCGTACATGCGCTGGCGTTACATACGTACACCCCAACAGAGTGGCTGGCGCGAGGCGAACAATTACCTGAATCAACCCAGTGCGCCGGACATTAA